CCTCCTGTTCGCGGCCCGTGAGCCGTTCAAGGCGCTCAGCCAACGTGTTGTTGATGCCACTCGGCTGGCTGAACTGCTGAATCAACCGCTGGGTGATGCCCGGCGCCAACATGGCGCCGCCGTCGGCGACGGTGCGCACGGCCTGAACCAGGCTTTCGGGCGGGATATCTTTGAGCACAAATCCACTGGCACCGGCGCGCAGCGCCCGGTAGACGTATTCGTCCGGATCAAAGGTGGTGAGGATAATAACCCGGCAGCTGCCGCTGGCGTGGGCCAGGATCTTTTCCGTGGCTTCGAGCCCATCCATCGCCGGCATGCGGATATCCATGAGAATCACGTCCGGCTGATAACGGCGCGCCGCCTCCAGCGCCTCGAGCCCGTTGGCCGCTTCGGCTACCACCTCGATATCCGGCTCGTGTCCCAGTACCAGCGCGAATCCGCGCCGTACCAGCGCCTGGTCATCCACCACCATCACCCTAAGCATCCTGATCTCCGTGTAGCCGGGGCAGGCGGGCGCAGACTTCGAAACCACCCTGGCGCGCGGCGCCGGCAGAAAAATCGCCGCCCAACAATGAAACCCGCTCGCGCATACCCGCGAGGCCGTGACCGGGGTTGGCGGCCGGCAGCGGGCCCCGGCCGCTGTCGCGCACCGTCACGCCGACGGCCGTTGCGTCCCCGGTAATGTCTACCGCGACCTGCACACCCGGGCCGGCGTGCTTGATCACGTTGGTGAGCGCCTCCTGCACCAGCCGATAAACCGTCAGATCGAGCCGCGCCGGCAAAACCGCAAGATCGCCACGGGTGTGCAGCGTCACCGCAGGTCCCACCGCATTAACCTGGGCGATCAGCGCCGGCAAATCCCGCACGCCCGGCTGGGGTGCGAGCGCAAGCCGCTGCCGCTCGGGCCGCAATACATTTAACAGCTGGCGCATCTCCGCCAGGGCCCGGCGGCCGGCCTGCTCCACCGCCGCCATGGCCTCGGTGGCCGCCTCGGGATCTGTGCGCGCAACGGTTCTGGCAGCGCCGGCCTGCACGGTCATGAGGCTGAGTTGGTGCGCCACCACGTCGTGCATTTCGCGCGCAATGCGCGAGCGCTCTGCCGCCACCGCGCGCTCCGCCTCGGCGTGTTGTTCGCGCTCCAGGTGGCGCGCCCGCTCTTCCAACAAACGCAGGTACTCGGCGCGAAAGCGCAGGCGTCGCCCCAGATACCAAACGCCCACCACCATCACCACGGTCATGGTGCCGCCTGCGGTCAGCGGGTTGAGCAGCGCGCGATCGAGCAATACGAACATCACCGACGCCGCCACGCCCAACAGGCTGGCATTTTTCTGCGCTTCATAGCGACCGAGGCTGTAGAGCGAAAACGCCATGGCCACCAGGCCCTTTACCGGCGTGGCGAAATACACCAGCACCGACGCCGCCATCACCACCGCATGCACCTGCCACGGGTGACTGCGACGCCACAAGAGTGCGAGGCTCGACAGAAACGCCAATTGCGCCGCCGCCAACCCTGCAAAGCCATTGAGCGACAAGGTTTCACCGTCACCGACAGACCAGAGCGCTGCGGTCAAAAGCCCGGCCAACAGAGCAATGAGCACATCGGCGAGCTGCGGCCAGCGCACAAGCGGCCCGCGCAAGGGCTGCCACACAGCGCGCAAACCGGCTGCGGGCGGCGCACCGACCGGTACGGCATTAACGCCGGCACTGGCCGTGGAATGGGAGCGGGAAGAGTCCGTCATGCAGGCATGCTAAACCAGACACCGCACAGTGTCATGCCACCCGGGGTGGAGCATGCACCTTGCCATCTCCTCCTTTTGGCGGAGGCCCGTGTCCGGCCTCTGGCCGATGTGCGCAAACCACCGAGCGCGCACCATAGGCGGCACTGATGCCTACGCAAACCAGGAATAACCCAATGACTGATATCACCCTGCAAAGCCCCGCGCAGCCGCGCCTCCAGATCGACCGGTTGCTGCCCATGGCCGTTACCGGCTGGTTCTCTCTCGCCGCCCTCGGGCATTTTATTTTCTGTGCCTACATCCTGATGGTGTTCTTTCCGCCCGTTGCCGAGCATGGCATGGAAGGCCTGAAAGGCATGCACCTGCCCTCGGGCTTTAAAGAAGGCGATTTCCTCGGCAACCTGGCCGCCATCAGCCACGTGCTGCTCGCGTTTATCATTATTGGCGGCGGGCCCGTGCAACTGATGCCCGCCGTGCGCCGCAATTTCCCGCGCTTTCACCGGACGCTGGGCCGCGCCTACCTGCTGGCGGCGGTGCTGTCGGCCCTCGCCGGTTTATACATGACCTGGACCCGCAGCCCCATTGGCGACGCGTTATCGAAAATCGGCATCAGCGGCGATGCCATTCTCATTCTGGTGTGTGCTTACATGACGGTGAAACACGCCATGGCGAGACGCCTTGCAGAACACCGACGCTGGGCTATGCGCCTGTTTCTGGTGGCCAGTGCAGTGTGGTTCTTCCGCGTGGGGCTGATGGGCTGGATCATGCTCACCGGCGGTGCCGGCATCGATTTCGAAAGCTTTACCGGGCCCTTTCTCTACTTCCTGGGCT
This genomic stretch from Simiduia sp. 21SJ11W-1 harbors:
- a CDS encoding DUF2306 domain-containing protein; this encodes MTDITLQSPAQPRLQIDRLLPMAVTGWFSLAALGHFIFCAYILMVFFPPVAEHGMEGLKGMHLPSGFKEGDFLGNLAAISHVLLAFIIIGGGPVQLMPAVRRNFPRFHRTLGRAYLLAAVLSALAGLYMTWTRSPIGDALSKIGISGDAILILVCAYMTVKHAMARRLAEHRRWAMRLFLVASAVWFFRVGLMGWIMLTGGAGIDFESFTGPFLYFLGFAQYLLPLAMLEWYFYCQRGVHARVKTAFVATLSVLTVYMAVGIVVATAGMWLPRMV
- a CDS encoding response regulator transcription factor; translated protein: MLRVMVVDDQALVRRGFALVLGHEPDIEVVAEAANGLEALEAARRYQPDVILMDIRMPAMDGLEATEKILAHASGSCRVIILTTFDPDEYVYRALRAGASGFVLKDIPPESLVQAVRTVADGGAMLAPGITQRLIQQFSQPSGINNTLAERLERLTGREQEVLTALAEGKSNAEIAEVLQIGAATVKTHVSSLLSKLGLRDRAQAVVFAYECGLVTIGERDVGY
- a CDS encoding sensor histidine kinase; this encodes MTDSSRSHSTASAGVNAVPVGAPPAAGLRAVWQPLRGPLVRWPQLADVLIALLAGLLTAALWSVGDGETLSLNGFAGLAAAQLAFLSSLALLWRRSHPWQVHAVVMAASVLVYFATPVKGLVAMAFSLYSLGRYEAQKNASLLGVAASVMFVLLDRALLNPLTAGGTMTVVMVVGVWYLGRRLRFRAEYLRLLEERARHLEREQHAEAERAVAAERSRIAREMHDVVAHQLSLMTVQAGAARTVARTDPEAATEAMAAVEQAGRRALAEMRQLLNVLRPERQRLALAPQPGVRDLPALIAQVNAVGPAVTLHTRGDLAVLPARLDLTVYRLVQEALTNVIKHAGPGVQVAVDITGDATAVGVTVRDSGRGPLPAANPGHGLAGMRERVSLLGGDFSAGAARQGGFEVCARLPRLHGDQDA